ttaattacatcCACGGAAATAATAACCAAAAAGTGATGGCCTAGTGAAAAATAGTGCTCTCAAACTCAATACTAATTGATAGGGTTTTACGCCTCATAAAGTTATTTTTAGTTTGATGTTTCAATACCAGTTGCATTTCTCTGCTTCTTCTAGGTCTTTGTATACACTATTTGtgctgtttatgttgcttttGAATGTTTTGATTTTGGGAAATTCTTCCTTCCCTGCACATGCATCCATCATTTTTCTGTAATAGGCAGTTTGGGCCTTTTCCTTGTAGTGCTTCCTGCTGGCTATGATCTCCTGCTTCACGTGTTCCAGAGCATCTAGGAAGAACCTTTCCACCTCAGTCCTCTCATCTAGGATGTTCCGGGCTAGTTTCTTCACTCGGTTCATCTCACGATCCTTCATTTCTAGAAGTTGCTGCAATTTTTTGACCTCCATCATGCCTGCCTCATTTTGTATCAGTGCCTGATGCTGTGTTCTCTGAGTCTCTGTCTCAAATTCTCTGGTCATGTGACATAAGGCCATCTCTAGCTTTTCCACTTTATGCTGCAGATCTCCAATCTGTGCTTTCTGCTGATTGATCTGTAGGATCTTTTCCCGAATCAAACCCTCATTGGTTTCCTAAAGGATAAGTAGAAGTTATTTGGGCTTTATTTTATTCACAGCAAAtctggaaagtttttttttcaccAACACTGACAACCTAGTAAACATGCTGGCACTTTCACCCTGGAGAGCAAATGCTGATCTAGGGTCAGGATTTTGTTTACAAAAGAAGCCATATAAAGGCAGCTGTGTATAGTACACACTACAAAGAGACCTATTCTTAGTGGGCCATCATAGGaaatctttccttctttctttctttcccataaCTAGGATAAAATAAGAGTTCTTCAGATAACTCTAAATTCAATAACTGTGGAGGGCTCTGACAGAGGAGATTTAACATGTCAGTGAACTTACACCTGTATCCAGACCTTGGGCTTTGAAGACCCCTTCCTGGGGGAGaataaaacacaattaaaataagAGCAGAAACCTTCTCCTGTAACAGAAGAGTTTTGTCCTCCTCTAACTTCTGCTTGATTTTTTGCAATTCTGTTGCCTCTTTCAAGTGGCAAGTGAAAGCATCATGAAGATGAACATTCTCCTTAAACACCTCTCTCCCAGTGCTGTTCAACTGCCTggacagaggaaaacaaagagcTATAATCACAACCTTTCATGTTTGCTTAcattaaaatcagtatttcagtGTCCAAATTTCAGAGTTAAGTGGCAAAATTCTTACTGGTCTGTACCAAGTTCTTTTAGCTTTGCCTCTAGTCCTGCATTTGGACTGGGACAATGAGATAACAGTGGTGCCACTGTGATAACATTACCTCCATTTCTCCGCTGGAACCAGTTTGAGTCTCATGGCGGAAATGTCAGGATGATGACACCACTTACATTGAAAAGATTAAAACAGCCTAGGTCATCATCTGTTTTGCCCTTCGAAGCCTATGCAGTACTGTGGACAACTTGTTCTTTAGAAAACAGTGTTTAAATGGTTTTGTAGAGAACAGGAAAAGCAAGTGTTTCTTACAAAACAGCCTCACGATGGGCAGTCTCTGTCATCATTATTACTTTCTTCTCAGCATCTTTTTCTAGTCTTTTCTGAAAGGGAGAAAAGCCTGTTTAAATGTTGCCTGAGATCCCATGGTATTGAAGCTAAAATCTGACAAAGTGCAAACTCCAAAATCATACCAACAGTTTTCAACTCACACAGCTTCTTGCTAAAACAAATGACCTCCGGAGGGCACTGAAGCTCCTGATGGAAGTGAATATGCCCTCTCTGGGATCCTGACATCCCACCTCTTTCATTTGAAAGATGCAGTTAGCCTCCAGCTCATTCATTGTACTTGTATTGACATGGGATATTATAAAATCCTCATTAAAGAACAGCTAAAACTACATACGCCAGAGTAGTCAGTGGGAGAAATCATACTGTTTTAATAAAAGATTCTTTAATTGCCTGTCAGTCTTTACCTTTTCTTCAAAGAACCTCTTCTCCAGTCTCACAACCACTTCCTCATGTCTCTTGTTTGAGGTCTCCATTCTCTCTTTTaactgtgaaaaaaatgtttgtccTCACTACTGAAGGCAATATCACATTTTCACAGCAATGCATCTATTTTCATACTGACAAGAAGCTAAAGAAACCACCACAAAGTAAAATTGAAAGTAATTTGCAATACTAACCAACCAAATTCTAGAATCACATTCTGTTTCCATCATGGTTAGTTTTGACTTGTTATTTGTCCTGTCCTTAAAGTGAGTTCTGGTTATGCAATTTGCATTTTATCCATCTAATGCTTTTTCTCACTCTCAGTAGACTGTACTTAAGGAAAACACTCCAATAAATTAGCCATATCTGTTTTCCTTCCCCACTGCCAACTTCTGTACTGCTATGCAGACAGAAaggttgctttttaaataaatattccaAATCCATACTTATAGCAAACTTACATCTTCCAGCTCTTTCTCCATAACCGCTTTTTTCCTGCGGAACTCTTTTATTAAACTCAGTTCTAACTGAATTAGGCcaatttctctgatttttttctgaaatttctcctcCAGTTCTTTTACTTGTTGGGTGTATTGGTCTGCCTGCAAATCAGAAATTatcaataagaaaacaaaatgagagcAACTAATCATCAAATATTGTAACATAAAACACAGAACAGAATGTCTGAAATTATACTGAACTACAAAGTTTTATAAACCACAAATCTACAGGAGTTCATCACTAGAAGAAATGCTACAAACTCAACAGAAATGATCctccagtgaaagaaaaaaacctagaaaTGAGTGGTAAGTGTAAAGCAACATCCATACCATCATTTATAGCCTTTTCTGCACTGTCTAATCTGAGGCACGGGAGAAAGTTCCTTGTGGAGACTACTCAGTGGGAGAGATAGTCTCAAAGTGATGATTAACAAAATTCTGTGTTTCTTACTGAAGTCAGATtagtaaataatatttttcttagttCAAGAATTTATAGTTCATCAGTAATGAATGAAGAACTGCAACAGAATTCATATTAGTTATTGTTTATCTCAGCACAAATGAACatg
This window of the Dromaius novaehollandiae isolate bDroNov1 chromosome 5, bDroNov1.hap1, whole genome shotgun sequence genome carries:
- the BBOF1 gene encoding basal body-orientation factor 1 isoform X2, with translation MGTGRRALLAPRGVPGRAMREAGLVTRGRLPRQRGGVAMAAAGGAGRAAGGPSSPRRNGSSSPPGAARVSRGERAKAGAALWEARLAVTEASRAEYREAARLMAQSNAELLWRQQHLERETMAVMSFLRKQDQEKAEEADQYTQQVKELEEKFQKKIREIGLIQLELSLIKEFRRKKAVMEKELEDLKERMETSNKRHEEVVVRLEKRFFEEKKRLEKDAEKKVIMMTETAHREAVLQLNSTGREVFKENVHLHDAFTCHLKEATELQKIKQKLEEDKTLLLQEKETNEGLIREKILQINQQKAQIGDLQHKVEKLEMALCHMTREFETETQRTQHQALIQNEAGMMEVKKLQQLLEMKDREMNRVKKLARNILDERTEVERFFLDALEHVKQEIIASRKHYKEKAQTAYYRKMMDACAGKEEFPKIKTFKSNINSTNSVYKDLEEAEKCNWEKIQFEKVDISELTWEQKERVLRLLFAKMNGTNLWKYSKDLATSAPAPTDTREENRVGTENIPPSLTFITQQAELSESSSSALILPHIRMFTPKTKAAVHFE
- the BBOF1 gene encoding basal body-orientation factor 1 isoform X1, whose product is MGTGRRALLAPRGVPGRAMREAGLVTRGRLPRQRGGVAMAAAGGAGRAAGGPSSPRRNGSSSPPGAARVSRGERAKAGAALWEARLAVTEASRAEYREAARLMAQSNAELLWRQQHLERETMAVMSFLRKQDQEKAEETEKLKQQLIDLKQQAQEENKKLADQYTQQVKELEEKFQKKIREIGLIQLELSLIKEFRRKKAVMEKELEDLKERMETSNKRHEEVVVRLEKRFFEEKKRLEKDAEKKVIMMTETAHREAVLQLNSTGREVFKENVHLHDAFTCHLKEATELQKIKQKLEEDKTLLLQEKETNEGLIREKILQINQQKAQIGDLQHKVEKLEMALCHMTREFETETQRTQHQALIQNEAGMMEVKKLQQLLEMKDREMNRVKKLARNILDERTEVERFFLDALEHVKQEIIASRKHYKEKAQTAYYRKMMDACAGKEEFPKIKTFKSNINSTNSVYKDLEEAEKCNWEKIQFEKVDISELTWEQKERVLRLLFAKMNGTNLWKYSKDLATSAPAPTDTREENRVGTENIPPSLTFITQQAELSESSSSALILPHIRMFTPKTKAAVHFE